A genomic region of Conger conger chromosome 6, fConCon1.1, whole genome shotgun sequence contains the following coding sequences:
- the tomm5 gene encoding mitochondrial import receptor subunit TOM5 homolog: protein MLKIEGLGPKMDPEEMKRKMREDVISSLRNFLIYVALLRVTPYVLKKLDSI, encoded by the exons ATGTTAAAGATCGAAGGGTTGGGCCCCAAAATGGACCCAGAGGAGATGAAGCGAAAGATGCGAGAAGACGTGATATCATCACTGCGGAACTTTCTCATTTATGTTGCGCTTCTAAGAGTCA CACCCTATGTTCTAAAGAAGTTGGACAGCATCTGA